One genomic window of Quercus lobata isolate SW786 chromosome 9, ValleyOak3.0 Primary Assembly, whole genome shotgun sequence includes the following:
- the LOC115962246 gene encoding kinesin-like protein KIN-4C, with protein sequence MATHLSCGSHSRATESTDMNDQSSCSHAIFTITMEQKKVARFIAGVTNEDIGDDNICAKLLLLDLAGSECAKRTGADSKFLVEACVRPAIANRKETLSTLKYTNHARNIQNKAVVLQRKTEKASMSTKCCIDCREKDSEIRDLKEKVVKLEMEKADCREKDSEIRDLKEKVATLSKYASKLEMEKAKLIHQEESLGYRSSSRLEDMDTSESEYLDDSDDDDWVPKSEEEEEKPVKKRICRTSVAFNPLDTLVCSSCSKNSSCKTIRCPCHASGRSCGTSCACKCANRRTVKGGSPEFQIHESIP encoded by the exons ATGGCAACACATCTATCTTGCGGTTCCCACTCTCGTGCCACTGAGAGTACTGATATGAATGACCAATCAAG TTGCTCACATGCTATCTTTACAATTACTATGGAGCAAAAGAAAGTTGCACGCTTCATAGCCGGAGTAACTAATGAAGACATTGGTGATGACAACATATGTGCAAAACTGCTTCTACTGGATCTCGCTGGTTCTGAATGTGCAAAACGAACGGGTGCAGATAGCAAGTTTCTTGTAGAAG CTTGTGTACGTCCTGCCATCGCAAATCGTAAGGAAACCCTGAGCACATTGAAGTATACAAATCATGCTCGCAACATTCAGAACAAGGCAGTT GTTTTGCAACGAAAAACAGAAAAAGCTTCTATGTCTACAAAATGTTGCATTGACTGTAGAGAAAAGGACTCagaaataagagatttgaaggAAAAGGTTGTGAAGTTGGAGATGGAAAAAGCAGACTGTAGAGAAAAGGACTCagaaataagagatttgaaggAAAAGGTTGCGACACTCAGTAAATATGCCAGCAAGTTGGAGATGGAAAAGGCAAAACTTATACATCAAGAGGAGTCACTG GGCTACAGGAGCTCCTCTAGATTGGAAGACATGGATACATCTGAATCAGAATATTTGGATGATTCGGATGATGATGATTGGGTGCCAAagtcagaagaagaagaagaaaaacctgTTAAGAAAAGGATTTGTAGAACAAGTGTAGCATTCAATCCGTTAGATACATTAGTTTGCAGCTCTTGCAGTAAAAACTCTTCTTGCAAAACAATCAGATGCCCATGCCATGCTTCTGGACGTAGTTGTGGGACTTCGTGTGCTTGTAAGTGTGCCAACCGCAGAACTGTCAAGGGTGGCTCACCAGAGTTCCAAATTCATGAGTCCATTCCATGA
- the LOC115959754 gene encoding uncharacterized protein LOC115959754 isoform X3 codes for MTKRALITPRLSHSYISPKKSSPPLRYLSKKTQPPPVPSPVNIGLQGPRHHRPATASSGAAHRRQNQVRFLLLAGKTTQSFRLKWTNK; via the exons aTGACCAAACGGGCCCTTATCACTCCAAGACTCTCCCACTCGTATATCTCTCCAAAAAAATCCAGCCCCCCTCTCAGATATCTCTCCAAAAAAACCCAGCCACCTCCGGTCCCCTCTCCCGTCAATATCGGGCTCCAAGGTCCAAGGCACCACCGGCCAGCTACAGCTTCCTCCGGCGCCGCCCATCGCCGGCAAAATCAG GTTCGATTTCTGCTCCTTGCTGGAAAAACAACTCAAAGTTTcag GTTGAAGTGGACCAATAAGTAG
- the LOC115959754 gene encoding uncharacterized protein LOC115959754 isoform X1 has product MTKRALITPRLSHSYISPKKSSPPLRYLSKKTQPPPVPSPVNIGLQGPRHHRPATASSGAAHRRQNQVRFLLLAGKTTQSFRSSRILGLFIGSCDFNISKKKNAD; this is encoded by the exons aTGACCAAACGGGCCCTTATCACTCCAAGACTCTCCCACTCGTATATCTCTCCAAAAAAATCCAGCCCCCCTCTCAGATATCTCTCCAAAAAAACCCAGCCACCTCCGGTCCCCTCTCCCGTCAATATCGGGCTCCAAGGTCCAAGGCACCACCGGCCAGCTACAGCTTCCTCCGGCGCCGCCCATCGCCGGCAAAATCAG GTTCGATTTCTGCTCCTTGCTGGAAAAACAACTCAAAGTTTcag GAGTTCTCGTATACTTGGCCTATTCATTGGTAGCTGTGACTTCAacataagcaaaaaaaaaaatgctgattAG
- the LOC115959754 gene encoding uncharacterized protein LOC115959754 isoform X2 — translation MSGQEKHLEDCSVSNALGTWVFSVAGALLAIPVGIKRKSLAPLVFFGTTGTMLDIIMGITACEREHAERQMQLLEAQNSAADASLAETVAES, via the exons ATGTCAGGCCAAGAGAAGCATCTTGAGGACTGCTCAGTCTCCAA CGCTCTGGGCACATGGGTATTTTCAGTAGCAGGGGCTTTGCTAGCAATTCCAGTGGGTATAAAACGGAAATCTCTAGCACCCCTTGTGTTCTTCGGCACAACTGGTACGATGCTTGATATTATCATGGGAATCACTGCCTGCGAAAGAGAACATGCAGAACGCCAGATGCAGCTGTTAGAAGCTCAAAATTCTGCAGCTGATGCTTCTCTTGCTGAGACTGTTGCAGAGTCTTGA
- the LOC115959460 gene encoding uncharacterized protein LOC115959460 isoform X1 — translation MVRTPHRSLRSLSPRGRFHRSTPTVQYKLSKGGGGGDQVIRTEIQVGDNTRPFFPVSLWHKQMQLSTPGDVILLQNVKIAKFGDFVEARTVQCSSLQCLIHPHESLLSKGVDDLIANCRVGTTTKEKLTRVIEWLQRSGSTLCNLNVHSDQKKGHFLRNWKVLEETKSRDCYSLSEVTHLSNSCKAVFHASVGEIFLPFTQKPLGDSEKEKMFISRRLYKTGDTSLVEDLICTGCQLCGSPLDLEYSKSMFEQNSIPRYCSESSNRLHAVSLIYRPLMLYVWDESEYLPLLVRNKAAEILFGNIRAERVYLCYREEKHDWQPDPKDVHKDRHFCTRVSNHPKAAAGFPGSFSSDPEMSLKGKGKQSCDKKMKLYFIWLFFLKLLLQQGKNSPLKFEVTVNASLDRENGRFQMVSMSMPCFRAK, via the exons ATGGTACGGACCCCTCATCGATCTCTCCGAAGCCTCTCTCCACGTGGGCGATTTCACCGATCAACTCCTACTGTTCAG TACAAGTTATCAAAAGGCGGAGGAGGAGGAGATCAGGTAATAAGGACAGAAATTCAAGTGGGTGACAACACACGACCATTTTTTCCTGTCTCCCTATGGCACAAGCAAATGCAATTATCTACACCTGGTGATGTCATTTTGTTACAAA ATGTAAAGATTGCAAAATTTGGAGATTTTGTTGAGGCCAGAACTGTCCAATGCTCATCGTTGCAATGTTTAATCCACCCTCATGAATCACTTTTGTCAAAGG GCGTTGATGATTTAATAGCAAATTGCCGAGTTGGGACAACAACAAAGGAAAAGCTTACGAGAGTAATAGAATGGTTACAGCGGTCTGGATCCACTCTTTGCAATCTTAACGTGCACAGTGATCAA AAAAAGGGGCATTTTTTAAGAAACTGGAAAGTGCTGGAAGAGACGAAATCTAGGGACTGTTATTCCCTTTCCGAAGTAACTCATCTATCCAACTCCTGCAAGGCAGTTTTCCATGCATCGGTTGGTGAAATTTTTCTGCCATTTACTCAGAAACCTCTGGGTGATTCCGAGAAGGAAAAGATGTTTATCAGCAGGAGATTATATAAAACAGGAGACACTAGTTTAGTAGAGGATCTCATTTGCACAGGCTGCCAGCTTTGTGGTTCCCCTTTGGATTTGGAGTACAG CAAGTCCATGTTTGAACAAAATTCCATTCCACGATATTGCTCAGAAAGTTCAAACCGCCTTCATGCAGTGAGCTTGATATATAGGCCCCTTATG TTGTATGTATGGGATGAATCAGAATACTTGCCCTTACTTGTCAGGAACAAGGCTGCAGAAATCTTGTTTGGAAACATTAGGGCTGAAAGGGTCTACTTATGCTATAGAGAGGAAAAGCACGATTGGCAGCCTGATCCAAAAGATGTTCACAAGGACAGGCATTTTTGCACTAGAGTCTCAAATCACCCCAAAGCTGCTGCTGGATTTCCAGGTTCTTTTTCATCAGATCCAGAGATGAGTCTCAAAGGGAAGGGAAAACAAAGTTGTGACAAAAAGATGAAGCTGTATTTCATTTggttattttttctaaaattgttgCTACAACAAGGAAAGAACAGtcctttgaagtttgaagtcACTGTAAATGCCAGCTTAGATAGGGAAAATGGGAGGTTTCAAATGGTTTCCATGTCGATGCCATGCTTCAGAGCAAAATGA
- the LOC115959460 gene encoding uncharacterized protein LOC115959460 isoform X2, with product MVRTPHRSLRSLSPRGRFHRSTPTVQYKLSKGGGGGDQVIRTEIQVGDNTRPFFPVSLWHKQMQLSTPGDVILLQNVKIAKFGDFVEARTVQCSSLQCLIHPHESLLSKGVDDLIANCRVGTTTKEKLTRVIEWLQRSGSTLCNLNVHSDQKKGHFLRNWKVLEETKSRDCYSLSEVTHLSNSCKAVFHASVGEIFLPFTQKPLGDSEKEKMFISRRLYKTGDTSLVEDLICTGCQLCGSPLDLEYSKSMFEQNSIPRYCSESSNRLHAVSLIYRPLMST from the exons ATGGTACGGACCCCTCATCGATCTCTCCGAAGCCTCTCTCCACGTGGGCGATTTCACCGATCAACTCCTACTGTTCAG TACAAGTTATCAAAAGGCGGAGGAGGAGGAGATCAGGTAATAAGGACAGAAATTCAAGTGGGTGACAACACACGACCATTTTTTCCTGTCTCCCTATGGCACAAGCAAATGCAATTATCTACACCTGGTGATGTCATTTTGTTACAAA ATGTAAAGATTGCAAAATTTGGAGATTTTGTTGAGGCCAGAACTGTCCAATGCTCATCGTTGCAATGTTTAATCCACCCTCATGAATCACTTTTGTCAAAGG GCGTTGATGATTTAATAGCAAATTGCCGAGTTGGGACAACAACAAAGGAAAAGCTTACGAGAGTAATAGAATGGTTACAGCGGTCTGGATCCACTCTTTGCAATCTTAACGTGCACAGTGATCAA AAAAAGGGGCATTTTTTAAGAAACTGGAAAGTGCTGGAAGAGACGAAATCTAGGGACTGTTATTCCCTTTCCGAAGTAACTCATCTATCCAACTCCTGCAAGGCAGTTTTCCATGCATCGGTTGGTGAAATTTTTCTGCCATTTACTCAGAAACCTCTGGGTGATTCCGAGAAGGAAAAGATGTTTATCAGCAGGAGATTATATAAAACAGGAGACACTAGTTTAGTAGAGGATCTCATTTGCACAGGCTGCCAGCTTTGTGGTTCCCCTTTGGATTTGGAGTACAG CAAGTCCATGTTTGAACAAAATTCCATTCCACGATATTGCTCAGAAAGTTCAAACCGCCTTCATGCAGTGAGCTTGATATATAGGCCCCTTATG AGTACTTGA